Genomic segment of Ostrinia nubilalis chromosome 22, ilOstNubi1.1, whole genome shotgun sequence:
tttattttaagcaggagaaaaatatttattattttcaagataacactaatgcccgttttcaccatcaatccctaatttttaagtgttttttttttaaatgattatttgtaatttgttattacacaaattactaatagtcccgttagcccctcgtagggcctcgtactaagctaaatatgcttatatcacgagctcaccacaatagtcgagcggcgatGTATTAAACAGTATTTTGAACCATTTTCTAACCTACATAGTACAAGCTTACTTTGGAGCcagccaaatttttttttttcttgattcttgaaaattattttattaatttcagtaaACGACCCAACAACATGGCAGAATCCTCTTCGAGCGGTCGCCCAACACGATTTCGCGGCATCCTCACCGCAAGAACTAAGTTTCTCAGCAAACCAAGTGTTAACCCTTGCGCCGCAACACCTTCAGACCCAATTATGGAACACCGGCTGGCTTATGGCCACAACTGACCGGCAACACGCAGGGTTAATCCCAGTCAATTATATCAAAGTCATCAAACCGACCAACCAAGTCGAAGGCACGCAAAACGAAACGCAAGAGAAACCGGGACCCAGTATAGCGGAGCTGGACAAATTGTATGGACAAGAATTATAAGGTTGGTACTTTGATTGTTGGTTTTGATAGAATTGTTAGAAGTTTAGAGTGGAAGCGAAAATATATGGGAAGAGgaaattatttacaaatgaaACTTAATGTAACGtacgatagcacatcaagctataatGTGGCATCTTATCCTTAGTTGTAATAAGGgcgattttgaaaaaaaatgtctgatgtgctgttcaCTGTACTTAATTGAGTTAATCTTCAGAAATACAGTCATACTTCTTACAAATGTTAGTTTTGTACCTAAATTGACCAGTTGAGTATAAAACTTTATGATACGCGTATAAAAATGCAGATAAGTGACTTAGGTTTTTAGTAACAAAAACTACTTTTCACTACTCATAATATTACAAGACTAATATACATATATTTTCGTTTTCACTCTAAGGAATAGAAATTAATTACGCATTAATTTAAAGGCAAAATATATTCTGTCTCGAAATACGGTGATGGAAAagcaatattgtaaataatttactatCTAATTAAATTACCATATATACAAAATGACTCTGTTAGAATATTTGAAATTGGTGCCAGAGCTATTATAGTATGCTATTTAAATTATACACATGTTAAAGTACTTAGAACAAATCAGCTTGAAAATAGAtcacaaataataattgtagaTAAAATGTAAGTTTCTTTGGATAAGTTACACCTCCCTCACACAATCAAAAAaattcactttttcaaaatgcGTTTAATATTACAACCCGGTTCAGTTAACTGCgtacctggcagccgtgacgtcacatcgacgctctttccagcgaggtgcgcagaaGCTCGACCGTGTTGTAAATATTTGCATACATATTTacaattttcatttataaaataattagacaTTTTTGTAACTTTCAACTCCAGTGTCATAGGCTGTCTGTCTACTATGGTACACTataaaaaattgtgttccatatGTGGGACATTAAACAGTTAAAGTGTTAAATAGATACATACTGATATTTCCTGCCATTATTAATTGgctttaaaatagttaaatcTAGTCTCTAACATTACCaattttgtagaactttttCTGACCGAAAAATACCACTTGTAAAAGCTAGGAGAATGTTATGTtagctttaaaaataattgacgGTGTGAAGCAATTATATGTCTTATTAGTATGGGAATAGGGACTAACACATGAACCGCTATGcatttattctttatttttaatgatatCTTGTAATTCTACGCTAGTTGCTTGAGCAGTAGAACAATGTATAATAGATATTCTATCGAATGATAAGAAAAATCTGATATGAGATTAAACAGAACttgtaaaaaaacttgttacATTGATGTGATATCGACAACTGAAAAATAACCATAACAAAATTGATATAACATAGCAGTattggacatttgacatgattgtTGAAGTGTACTTATGCTTTATGTATAAGACCAAAAATACACAACTTTTCTTGCCGACATAGCAGTGACTGTTAAACTACCATATAGGTATCACTTTGTGAAATTGAGATCGAGACTGACACCATTGGGATATTGTCGTTATAGTTCGCTCAACGAGAGTTGAGGCCAGCtacacaagcaaagatttgtgTCCGTATACGCTGTCTGTTCTGACGTCTTTTGTCTCGCTTGCAGACATTTAACAAGAGCGAGGGAGCTAGTGTATTTGATATTTGAACTTGATATGTAATGTTTTGTTTGTGTTCTGTATTCAAATAATACATCAGTGTGAGTACGTGTTCGCCTCAATTTTCGTTGCGCGAACTATAAATTGCCTGTCTGACagataatgtcaatgtcatgtaCTCTGTACTATTGAGCTAAAAATCAAATCTCtgtttttgtttatgtatttacatttaaTGTTATCCGCTCTCTTGGGgagcaataattttatttttaattgtgatttattcttattaatttaatgatattgttttatataatttttgtctattgttttaaataatagatTTGTTAAGTGGGATGGACTGATTTGTTTAATATGTAATAAACTGtataaaagaaaacaatattttttattgctagGTTAATTTTGAAAACCAATTCTTGGTAAAAAGTAAATTAAGATTAACATCACGATTGGCCTGGttgaaatttttataataattcggACACCCCTAGTCaatttgacatactttttattgccaattgaaaattatttgttgCCAGGGCTAGAatttagtgttttttttaagGAATCAAGACACTACACTCTTGGAATTAATGTGTCGGTATGTGGCGGTTTAAGGGTTAATACATGTGAGTAAGTTGCACTACAACTATCTGGTATGTGACGCAAAGATTAAATATAGCAATAGGAAGCGACCAGTCCAGCTTGATGACGTCATACAAGGTGAGCTCGAGTGGCCGCGCGGACACGTAGGAGATGAACAGCTCTATGGTGGCTGCGTGATCTTcagctgtaaaaataataagtttagGTCGAATTCACTTCAcattcatcattatttcagtcacaggacgtccgctgcggaacttaggcctccccaatgGTTTTTAGATCTCTCTTCTCTATCTTTCTTTCTCTTATCTCTTTCTCCTCTTTGTCTATTATCCCTCCCCCTCCTTCTTTTGGGCTGTTTTCCAGAACCGTGATGCCCCatctatacttacgagcaaaagtatggaatcacgcCGTTGTGTTTGGTTCCGAGccatcttaagaactgaataaTCATTcagttatgtatttatttataatatcaataTAAAGTGTAAAACATTACCTTTAAAATGTTACCATTTTTAATtatcttctattagtcatttagttcttacgATCGCTTGGAAAAGTatggtgattccatatttttgctcgcgagtgtatattggtcggaacttaggcctccccaatAGTTTTTAGATCTCTCTCAGTCTCTTTCTTCCCCCTCtcctctctttctctctctctctctctctctctctctttctttatgGCTTTTTTCCAGAACCTTGATACCCCATTGTCTATCGGTGCTAGTGCCCTGTCCTTTGCTATTTCGCTTGCCAATCGGTCGAGCTACTTATGTCAAGTAGTATGTGGAGTACCTACAAATCTGCATGTGATCGAAATATAATTTCGGACACCGTTACTTAATTAAGatacttttaataaattgtcaaaaTGCTGTTTCTCGACCGCCTACCTGGCAATAAATACGCTACTTTGAAATATTGATGATTCGCGTTTTGTTCTGGCAGGGCCCtaaaacgctgtttacgtagttttggGTATATCTGttaccgtcgctcatgctggcatctcccTTTGCCTGAGAAGGATGGCAAAATGCGAAACTTCGGAAACGATTTTCGGAGTAGCCCCCCAGGACTAAGGAACAAAATAAATGCTAACACTTACACCTTTCTTGTAGTAACCTATTTTGCAGCCGGTTCAGCAGCTCTTTAACTTGGTGCGCCATAAGACCAGATGAAATTGCGGGCACGAACAGTATGGCGAAATCTTGCAAGTAATACATTATTCTAATCATGTAACCTGACAGGAATCCCTGAAACAAAACGTACTTTTTAGgttaagaactcatggcgcgatttttacccgcgcccgcggcggttgcgggcccgcagcttctgtagaatgcagataatGTATGTAAAAACAAATTCACAACTCACGACGCAGTTTTCGCCCGCAGCCCGCGCGGCAGAATCGCGGTAACCGTCGCGATCGGCGGGCGACTTTTTTGTACCAGTGTTTTAGGGCGCGGCGCAATTTTCACCCGTAgccgcggcgggcgcgggtgaaaatcgcaccgtgagttcttagaataaccgctcccgtgagttttgaaatgaaaccgcaattccacaaccgccgcgggcgcgggtgaaaatcgcgccgtgagttcttaacCTTACTCAGAAGGAGATTTATACTCAGTCAGTGTcggaggtatgggagcggcacgggaggggtgacattgaattgtgacgtgacaaagcatattctgaaggagatctgaagtctcgctgacgttaaaaactatcctatgtcctttcccgggactcaaaccacatatctctatgccaaatttcatcaaaatcggtccagtggtttaggcgtgaaagcaagacagacagagttactttcgcatttataatgttagtatagattaaagatagctttaaatttatgataattacgcccgtattcacaaacgatacttgcttatgtgaagcagcaaatcgaacgcacagcgttgaatatttagagctctgtgattggttcatgtgtcacgcgcactgtgaggcctcatagtaatgtttgtgaatacgggcgttaattatGGTAAAAACTTACAATATTTACGTCTCCATTATACGTTTTCAATTTGATAAGCCCCAAGTAAGCTGATAACACGAGATTTGGCGTAAAATTAACTAAAGTAACGgcatactgaaaaaatattaagtttcGTGACGTCATCAagtaatacaaacaaaaaagttacatcTACAATCCGGTTGAGTTAACTGCGAACCAGGCGGCCGTTACGTCACATTAACGCTCTCATTCCAGCGAGGTACGCAGTTAGCTCGACCGGGTTATGACTAACCAATATGTCAAATGGCGTCTTAACATTGTCCACAGTATCAACAATgcttttataaatatcaatACACTCCATCACACGATGGTcgttattatttacaaattcaACAAACGTTTTCAAACGGAGATAAACGGCgtagaaaataaagaaatttactAAAAGCACAATATCACTCGAAATAATTTGCATTATGATTATGAATTCACCGAATCCTGATTGTCCACATTCTTCTTCATAATGTTGGCAGAATAAATATTCGGCGACAAGTCTGTATGATACAGATACCAAGCAAGTTgctataataacattattttctaCATTCTGACTTCGTTTCATACCCATTTTTATATCTATCGCTATAAGCGAATTTTGTAAGCTATAGAAAGAACTGCTTGGAGATAATGTTAAAACAGCACTATTTATAGCATGCTGTAACATCGTTGTTGTTATCcacacaataaaatataaatctgGGTAATTCAAAACTATATCCTTGACAATATACGCCCACACTCCTATGATATGAATGAAACAGTATAGAGAAATACATctatttgtttttgttgtcGATTTAGTGAAACCCAAATCTAAACCTATTAGCAAATACACCGTAATTATTAAGAATCTGAACgtctttgttattttaatttctgGGTTACTGCTATagtgttttaataacattatttaaacGACGGTCCCGTGAAACGCACTTGGTATCGGTCTAAGACTATATTAATGAAACTTATTCGATAATTTGTCTGTCAATTTGTTAGGTATAATAAAAAGGTAATTTCACTAAGTGCTCgtacatacatattatgtaacCTGTATTAATTGTCTGTATGTgggccattcttattcttacgcatttttgtgtgagatgtaagaatagcatatgtttttaaagaaaatcagtgcactgtatattaatttacttagtaaaatacctctattaactaggcccaatatcatttttatcataaaactattagaagaatattaaaaaaaagttacaagtccaaaatgtcacggaccgtgtagtgtgagattcccggatttggacatacaatatttttttctgaagagatgttaagttattttgataaatattacagtaattatgcaagattaatacatgttatataagactgttaaaaatttatatcaataataattaccatttttgattttgaacaccaaacattgtgtgagcagtttttgtgtcacaaccacgtgcgccactttaaatatcgcacccttaataatgaatgggcacaactccaaaattcaggtttttgggaaaagccaaaaaaccaatcggcggatcgcggttttttacataattggctctaaaatctttattttatcagctacaactttcaaattaagcatacttcatcactggtatctgttatataatttgacatgagacatttttgaaaatattgattacgagtatgtaaaaaaattgtttaaaaaaatatttcaaagttaggcctttattttactatttctgttgttgtgattttgggtattacttgtacttgtgcccatctaatccttaggctgaattgttttatatggcatattcccaaatattgctctctaatatttaaaaataagtgaattattcgatttttatattgatttactcccaataacattggggacagttattgtgcggtatagtagcttatagccaattcagtataagagtagggtgctgaatactagaaaattattagatatgtcgaattagattaaaataaagactattagctatttctctgagaaaaccgacatgaaaatactaattttatgcattcaaaatatttttacttagatagatagggactcttaccctataaaaaatatgctttttatcaaataaagaaaaaacctacaaaaactttttctgtaaggttttctgttatggatttgttcaggataatcacttattaaagtccaacagccagtaccttggtatcttttttccactatcctgctgtcctggtggaaggaaccgttctccttgtcccttactataatcacccacattatgtgggaatcagttcaaatggctatttttaaaatacaatttaatacacaaattggcgtgtgtaatttttgaaggattttagcaaccaattttgaacacaagaatatctattctggtgttctaacattccccaaaaaatattttactactaaagcaccttagccatgcttcagatccaatttgtgttatatggtttacaaatacagtcttttataagagcacggatttgcagtccatctaagatagctgcttttaatttttccgtactcatcatcattttgcatttgatcattttagtgattagaaagctcaatacatatctttggccctccaaatagaagccctttacgtcctgcttgacttcagtattgcaaagagtctaggtacacaaggtttacgacgatattggacacccaatatttattattttgtacaatttttatcccagagtatgcttggtttgttatcacaaactccgtgatcttttttctttgcttttgtgtacaatatttgccacatattaataaaaactggtgttaacacaagattGCATTACGAACTCAaatttttaagacaaaaagcactttagaacttaaatttagacaaactgaacatttcaaggtctaatagctgatcagtaaaattgtagtaacttaatacgtgaaaagataattttaaaataaattcgatgtatcctcagtcctcagaatctgagtgattaattagcatcaatttatgtgaccgtaataaattaaagaatgtaattataaattataacactaacatattaaagtaattcaccttttggctgactagtgcgtttattcatgaaataaacaaagaaaaaatccaacccgagccccgagcgaacgttaatagccttaacacgtaggtatgtctattattttataaatcattagtttgttgtcgggaagtatttcataaccaccgctttatttcttagcatcgcgataaaacattctataggctcctaatcaaccaataggtatgaaaattaataccaagaagcaaattacttttataggagagttataaatttaactacaaacacccatccatggtccgcctaactaaagttaaagttatattttataattttctatgattaacgggactttatcaatgtaataaaaatgaaaatgtaacatattattagaaatatatggaattaattagacttagctcactaacacttacttaaaagtttgtcacacaaaggcacaactccaaattggaccacagtcgcgggggccggattcgacaaatatcggcatgtctctgattcagcccttctagcgggaagatagatgaaagtatggaaggggcacaaaatgtagaactctttaatctgatcattgttttcgatttctgtgaaagccatcttgtagaactgacgaaaatatgcctctctagtacaaaaagtaaaaaaccaaaaattttgagttgtgcccctatattattaagggtgcgatatgcgtaactcggtaaaaaactaactttgatattgacatcccttgctaagtttttttagaacagtaacattgtcatcttattagatttgcaaatggctgaacgtagtgagtgagccgcaaaaaaa
This window contains:
- the LOC135082790 gene encoding uncharacterized protein LOC135082790, which encodes MECIDIYKSIVDTVDNVKTPFDILYAVTLVNFTPNLVLSAYLGLIKLKTYNGDVNIGFLSGYMIRIMYYLQDFAILFVPAISSGLMAHQVKELLNRLQNRLLQERSEDHAATIELFISYVSARPLELTLYDVIKLDWSLPIAIFNLCVTYQIVVVQLTHMY